Proteins encoded within one genomic window of Blattabacterium cuenoti:
- a CDS encoding anthranilate synthase component I family protein has product MFEFHFRTIQKKLLADSTTPIELYLKLRDRFPNTLLLEFSDYQFTKNYSSILCINPVSELILDKNVVKISYPNCVHKHIFINDKLDLPILIDNFFKKFKSENYSKFYSGLYGYISYDSIQYFENIQFHTSIKETYNLPQIRFCFYGNLIIFHHYYNNMYLIEHQFSNIKNTSIDQLIKLVKRKNFSFFSFKSIGNRSSNITDKEYQKMVFKGIKACLRGDVFQIVLSRQFQQKFKGDEFNVYRALRFINPSPYLFYFDYGSYKLFGASPESQLIINNKIASINPIAGTIRRSENDDEDKKLSEDLIKNSKENAEHVMLVDLARNDLSKNSSNVKIEYFKEIQSYSHVLHMVSKVSGKLEDNISLMKVFGDTFPAGTLSGAPKYKAMELIDQIENQHRGVYGGAIGFFGLNNCYINTAIVIRSFISKKNTLFFQAGAGIVSDSKEEKELEEVNNKLMALFKAIELAETI; this is encoded by the coding sequence ATGTTCGAATTTCATTTTAGAACTATTCAGAAAAAACTTTTAGCGGATAGTACTACACCAATAGAATTATATTTAAAATTAAGAGATCGTTTTCCAAATACATTGTTGTTAGAATTTTCTGATTATCAATTTACAAAAAATTACTCTTCTATTCTTTGCATAAATCCAGTTTCGGAACTTATTTTGGATAAAAATGTAGTAAAAATATCTTATCCCAATTGTGTTCACAAACATATTTTTATTAATGATAAATTGGATCTTCCAATTTTAATAGACAATTTTTTTAAAAAGTTTAAGAGTGAAAATTATTCAAAATTTTATTCTGGGTTATATGGATATATATCTTATGATAGTATACAATATTTTGAAAATATTCAATTCCACACTTCTATTAAAGAAACATATAATTTACCTCAAATAAGATTTTGTTTCTATGGAAACTTAATCATATTTCACCATTATTATAACAATATGTATCTAATTGAACATCAATTTTCTAACATAAAAAATACCTCCATAGATCAATTAATTAAATTAGTTAAAAGAAAAAATTTTTCATTTTTTTCTTTTAAATCTATAGGAAATCGTTCTTCAAATATAACTGACAAAGAATATCAAAAAATGGTCTTTAAAGGAATTAAAGCCTGTTTACGTGGAGATGTTTTTCAAATAGTATTATCTCGTCAATTTCAACAAAAATTTAAAGGAGATGAATTTAATGTATACCGTGCTTTACGATTTATTAATCCTTCTCCATACTTATTTTATTTTGATTATGGAAGTTATAAATTATTTGGAGCTTCCCCTGAATCACAACTAATTATTAATAATAAAATTGCTTCTATTAATCCTATAGCAGGAACTATACGAAGATCAGAGAATGATGATGAAGACAAAAAATTATCTGAAGATCTTATAAAAAATTCCAAAGAAAATGCAGAGCATGTTATGCTAGTAGATTTAGCAAGAAATGATTTGAGCAAAAATTCATCTAATGTTAAAATAGAATATTTTAAAGAAATACAAAGTTACTCTCATGTGTTACATATGGTCTCTAAAGTTTCCGGAAAATTAGAAGATAATATTTCTCTTATGAAAGTATTTGGAGATACATTTCCTGCAGGAACTCTTTCCGGAGCTCCTAAATATAAAGCTATGGAATTAATAGATCAAATAGAAAACCAACATAGAGGAGTATATGGAGGAGCTATTGGGTTTTTTGGATTAAATAATTGCTACATTAATACAGCTATTGTTATTCGTTCTTTTATAAGTAAAAAAAATACTCTTTTTTTTCAAGCTGGTGCTGGAATAGTTTCTGATTCTAAAGAAGAAAAAGAATTAGAAGAAGTGAATAATAAACTCATGGCTCTATTTAAAGCTATAGAATTAGCTGAAACTATTTAG
- a CDS encoding glycoside hydrolase family 73 protein, whose product MKEFFCFIFSFFVTFFFLFSKEKEEEKNYKKNVIKYIKDHVKFALEEMEKFKIPASIKLGQGILESSSGNSTLAKLTNNHFGIKCGKEWKGDIYYHDDDLPKECFRKYKSVRESFNDHSKFLKKSRYSKLFLLKIKDYQSWAIGLEKAGYATSLNYSDQLISKIEKYSLWIFDEETSQEIEKRIDKHLNKIKMKEKETKKTILKSFFQKIYFLLKRKLTKN is encoded by the coding sequence ATGAAAGAATTTTTTTGTTTTATTTTTTCTTTTTTTGTAACCTTTTTCTTTTTATTTTCAAAAGAAAAAGAAGAAGAAAAAAATTATAAAAAAAATGTAATTAAATATATTAAAGATCATGTGAAGTTTGCTCTTGAAGAAATGGAAAAATTTAAAATACCAGCTAGTATTAAATTAGGACAAGGAATTTTGGAATCTTCAAGTGGAAATAGCACATTAGCAAAACTCACAAATAATCATTTTGGAATAAAGTGTGGAAAAGAATGGAAAGGAGATATTTATTATCATGATGATGATCTTCCAAAAGAATGTTTTAGAAAATACAAATCGGTTAGAGAATCTTTTAATGATCATTCAAAATTTTTAAAAAAATCTCGTTATTCTAAACTATTTCTTTTAAAAATTAAAGATTATCAATCTTGGGCAATTGGGTTGGAAAAAGCTGGATATGCAACTTCGTTAAATTATTCTGATCAACTGATTTCTAAAATAGAAAAGTATTCTCTTTGGATCTTTGATGAAGAAACATCTCAAGAAATAGAAAAAAGAATAGACAAACATTTAAATAAAATAAAAATGAAAGAAAAAGAAACAAAAAAAACTATTCTTAAATCTTTTTTTCAAAAGATTTATTTTCTTTTAAAAAGAAAGCTAACAAAAAATTAA
- the gcvH gene encoding glycine cleavage system protein GcvH → MNPNNLKYSKSHEWVGVDLYNKEIYVVGITHFAQNELGDIIYLDIDDAIVKTEIKEGNVFGTIEAVKTVSDLFMPVSGKILEINQNIKSKPELINKNSYDDGWIMKIKILHKKEYEKLMSFEEYKKYIEK, encoded by the coding sequence ATGAATCCCAATAATTTAAAATATAGCAAAAGTCATGAATGGGTGGGGGTCGATCTATATAACAAAGAAATTTATGTTGTCGGAATTACTCATTTTGCCCAAAATGAATTAGGAGATATTATTTACTTAGACATAGATGATGCTATTGTAAAAACGGAAATAAAAGAAGGAAATGTTTTTGGAACAATAGAAGCAGTGAAAACCGTTTCAGATTTGTTCATGCCAGTTTCAGGAAAAATACTTGAAATTAATCAAAATATAAAATCAAAACCAGAATTAATAAATAAAAATTCTTATGATGATGGATGGATTATGAAAATTAAAATTTTGCATAAAAAAGAATATGAAAAACTAATGTCTTTTGAAGAATACAAAAAATATATAGAAAAATAA
- a CDS encoding heavy metal translocating P-type ATPase: MKIVENFDFLDDEKIEEKIIDFKQKNITFIRFLIPSIHCSSCVFHLENLSNLHKDIFESTVDFPNKKVGITFNNVNLKLSELARYLDKMGYKPSINFESVDKNMDFNSNKNKKIFDRKLVGKLAISFFCFGNIMLLSIPEYVGAYEEDLWFLEHRYFFRYLMIILSLPVVFFSFIDHIRDAFLGLKKYIFNINVPISIGILVLFSWSCYEVFSDLGSGYFDSLSSFSLFLLISRMLQIHTHHKILSFEKNYKSFYPISVTKIQNNEFHEKEEKILLSLLKKGDIILIKNEEIIPADSLLIKGKAILDNSFITGESYLVDKKIGDRIYAGSKQKGEAIFLKVIKNVDQSYLSLLWKKNFRDKKSFSFHINSLTNKLSQYFTPIVLIISLITGIYWSFSTNVEKVFQTIFSVLIITCPCALVLSNPLILGNIIRYFSKKGFYVKDIFTMERISTISTLVFDKTGTITDPNKEKIFFVGNILKNYEKKMITSLLRNSNHPLSKRILKELSVNIKEYYPIKDFKEVIGKGLEGRINNVSVKIGSEKYLGITTTNCYKNNTKTSVSISIDDKFIGSFFFRNHYRDEIEKIFKNLKKYKIVILSGDSNELEKKYLESILPISSKIFFHQSPEEKLNYVKKLQNKGEKVMMFGDGINDSFALNQSEVGIAVSENTSSFFPNCDAFIHSSNLDKIFLFLKVSRISIILVITNFIISLFYNGIGILVAVTGHLKPFIAAVLMPLSSLSVIIFSMLSTWIISRRFLS, encoded by the coding sequence ATGAAAATAGTTGAAAACTTTGATTTTCTTGATGATGAAAAAATTGAAGAAAAGATAATTGATTTTAAACAGAAAAATATTACTTTTATTCGCTTTTTGATTCCTTCTATTCATTGTAGTTCTTGTGTTTTCCATTTGGAAAATTTGTCTAATCTTCATAAAGATATCTTTGAATCTACAGTTGATTTTCCCAATAAAAAAGTTGGAATTACATTTAATAATGTAAACTTAAAACTAAGTGAATTAGCAAGATATCTTGATAAAATGGGTTATAAACCATCTATTAATTTTGAATCCGTAGATAAAAATATGGATTTTAATAGTAATAAAAATAAAAAAATATTTGATAGAAAATTAGTAGGAAAATTAGCCATTTCTTTTTTTTGTTTCGGAAACATTATGCTTTTATCTATTCCAGAATATGTAGGGGCTTATGAAGAAGATTTATGGTTTTTAGAGCATCGTTATTTTTTTCGTTATTTAATGATTATTCTTTCTTTACCTGTAGTTTTTTTTTCTTTTATAGATCATATAAGAGATGCATTTTTAGGATTAAAAAAATATATTTTTAATATAAATGTTCCAATTTCTATTGGAATATTAGTTCTTTTTTCATGGAGTTGTTATGAAGTCTTTTCTGATTTAGGATCTGGATACTTTGATAGCCTTTCTAGTTTTTCTTTATTTTTACTCATTAGTAGGATGCTTCAAATTCATACTCATCATAAAATACTGTCTTTTGAAAAAAATTATAAATCTTTTTATCCTATTTCTGTTACGAAAATACAGAATAATGAATTTCATGAAAAAGAAGAAAAAATTTTACTTTCTCTTTTAAAAAAGGGAGATATCATTCTCATTAAAAATGAAGAAATTATTCCTGCAGATTCTTTATTAATAAAAGGAAAAGCAATATTGGACAATAGTTTTATTACGGGAGAATCTTATTTGGTAGACAAAAAAATAGGAGATCGTATTTATGCTGGATCAAAACAAAAAGGAGAAGCTATTTTTTTAAAGGTCATTAAAAATGTAGATCAAAGTTATTTAAGTCTATTATGGAAAAAAAATTTTCGTGATAAAAAATCATTTTCATTTCATATTAATTCTTTAACTAATAAATTAAGTCAATACTTTACTCCTATTGTTTTGATTATTTCGTTAATAACGGGAATATATTGGTCATTTTCTACTAATGTAGAAAAAGTATTTCAAACAATTTTTTCTGTTTTAATTATTACTTGTCCTTGTGCATTAGTTCTTTCAAATCCATTAATATTAGGAAATATTATACGGTATTTTTCTAAAAAAGGATTTTATGTCAAAGATATTTTTACAATGGAACGAATTTCCACTATAAGTACTTTAGTGTTTGATAAAACAGGAACTATTACGGATCCAAATAAAGAAAAGATTTTTTTTGTAGGAAATATTTTAAAAAATTACGAAAAAAAAATGATTACTTCTTTATTAAGAAATTCAAATCATCCTTTGAGTAAAAGAATATTAAAAGAATTATCTGTAAATATAAAAGAATATTATCCTATAAAGGATTTTAAAGAAGTAATTGGAAAAGGATTAGAAGGAAGAATTAATAACGTTTCAGTAAAGATTGGATCTGAAAAATATTTAGGAATTACTACTACTAATTGTTACAAAAACAATACAAAAACAAGTGTTTCTATTTCTATAGATGATAAATTTATAGGTTCTTTTTTCTTTAGAAATCATTATCGTGATGAAATAGAAAAAATATTTAAAAATTTAAAAAAATATAAAATTGTTATTCTTTCCGGAGATAGTAATGAATTAGAAAAAAAATATTTAGAGTCTATTTTACCCATATCAAGTAAAATATTTTTTCATCAAAGTCCAGAAGAAAAACTAAATTATGTAAAAAAATTACAAAATAAAGGAGAAAAAGTAATGATGTTTGGAGATGGAATTAATGATTCTTTTGCATTAAATCAAAGTGAAGTAGGAATTGCTGTATCAGAAAATACTAGTAGTTTTTTTCCAAACTGTGATGCTTTTATTCATTCTAGTAATTTAGATAAAATTTTTTTATTTCTAAAAGTATCTAGAATATCGATTATACTGGTAATAACTAATTTTATAATTAGTTTATTTTACAATGGAATAGGAATTTTAGTTGCTGTAACTGGACATTTAAAACCTTTTATTGCTGCTGTTTTAATGCCCTTAAGTTCTTTATCAGTTATCATATTTTCTATGTTGTCTACTTGGATAATTTCACGTAGATTTCTATCTTAG
- the ccoS gene encoding cbb3-type cytochrome oxidase assembly protein CcoS: MDILILMILSSISLGGIFLIIFLISLYSGQFDDYETPRVRILIDDDILYYKNNKEKNESNE; encoded by the coding sequence ATGGATATATTAATTCTTATGATATTATCTAGTATTTCTTTGGGGGGTATTTTTCTTATTATTTTTTTAATAAGTCTTTATTCTGGTCAATTTGATGATTATGAAACTCCTAGAGTTAGGATTTTAATTGATGATGATATTCTTTATTATAAGAATAATAAAGAAAAAAATGAATCAAATGAATAA
- the ccoN gene encoding cytochrome-c oxidase, cbb3-type subunit I: MMTKIEPETCYYNNHIVKAFLYATIFWATVGFLAGLIIALMLFYPEFPEFLLGNKLRNSHGMMGFGRWRMLHTSTTVFAFVGNVIFTGSYYSLQRLLKTRIFSDVLSWIHFWGWQIFILSTWITFLLGINTSKEYAEHEWPIDILILFIWIVYGINMIGSILKRRIKHLYVSIWFFLGTWVAVAMLHIFNNLELPISLLSFKSYSIYAGVQDALMQWWYGHNAVAFILTTPILGLMYYFVPKASNQPIFSYKLSIIHFWSLIFIYIWAGPHHLMYTSLPNWAQMLGTIFSIMLIAPSWGGMLNGLLTLRGDWKKVKKDPILKFFTVGITCYGMATFEGPMLATKTLNSIGHFTDWVIAHVHLGTLGWNGFMAFGIIYWITKRLWNTKLYSTSLANIHFFLGILGIILYIFPMYFGSVLQSEMWKKFNPDGTLAYKNFLDTVLSIIPFYKIRFLGGILYFLGFILMIYNIFRTIKKGSFLEKESFQRIPLYDDSSNKNEKFHSWLERKPIQLTLLSFVAVFIGGFIEIVPTLVIKSNVPTINSVKPYKALELEGRDLFVREGCNACHSAQVRPFRDEVVRYGEYSKAGEFVYDHPFLWGSKRTGPDLAREGGKNPNSWHYKHMYNPRSTSPGSIMPRYPWLVYNKLDRSNTEKKIKSMIKLGVPYSSEYIKNFHYDMDYQANKIVSDIYNEYPEIKKEIDLQKRKEKEKFVPLEKREIIALISYLQRLGIDIKS, from the coding sequence ATGATGACGAAAATAGAACCAGAAACATGCTATTATAACAATCATATTGTTAAAGCTTTTCTATATGCAACTATTTTTTGGGCTACTGTTGGTTTTTTGGCTGGATTAATTATTGCTCTTATGTTATTTTATCCTGAATTTCCTGAATTTTTACTAGGAAATAAATTAAGAAATTCTCATGGAATGATGGGATTTGGACGTTGGAGAATGTTACATACCAGTACTACTGTTTTTGCTTTTGTTGGAAATGTTATTTTTACAGGATCTTATTATTCTTTGCAACGTCTTTTAAAAACAAGAATTTTTAGTGATGTTCTTAGTTGGATTCATTTTTGGGGATGGCAAATATTTATTCTTTCTACTTGGATAACTTTTTTATTGGGAATAAATACTAGCAAAGAATATGCTGAACATGAATGGCCTATAGACATATTGATTCTTTTTATTTGGATTGTCTATGGAATCAATATGATAGGAAGTATCTTAAAAAGAAGAATTAAACATCTATATGTTAGTATTTGGTTTTTTTTAGGAACATGGGTAGCTGTAGCTATGTTGCATATATTTAATAATCTTGAATTACCTATTTCTCTTCTATCTTTTAAAAGTTATTCTATATATGCTGGAGTACAAGATGCTTTAATGCAGTGGTGGTATGGACATAACGCTGTTGCATTTATTTTAACAACTCCTATACTTGGGTTAATGTATTATTTTGTTCCAAAAGCATCTAACCAACCTATTTTTTCTTATAAACTTTCTATTATTCATTTTTGGTCGTTAATTTTCATATATATATGGGCTGGGCCACATCATTTAATGTATACCTCTCTTCCTAATTGGGCTCAAATGTTGGGAACCATCTTTTCCATTATGTTGATTGCTCCTTCTTGGGGGGGAATGTTAAATGGATTGTTAACCTTAAGAGGAGATTGGAAAAAAGTAAAAAAAGATCCTATTCTAAAATTTTTTACTGTAGGTATTACTTGTTATGGAATGGCAACTTTTGAAGGACCTATGCTTGCAACTAAAACACTGAATTCTATTGGTCATTTTACAGATTGGGTTATTGCTCATGTTCATTTAGGAACTTTAGGGTGGAACGGATTTATGGCTTTTGGAATAATTTATTGGATAACAAAAAGATTATGGAATACTAAATTGTATTCTACTTCATTAGCAAATATTCATTTTTTTTTAGGAATACTTGGAATTATATTGTACATATTTCCTATGTATTTTGGATCTGTATTACAATCTGAAATGTGGAAAAAATTTAATCCTGATGGAACTCTAGCATACAAAAATTTTTTAGATACAGTTTTATCCATTATTCCTTTTTATAAAATTAGATTTTTAGGTGGAATTCTTTATTTTTTAGGATTTATTCTGATGATTTATAACATATTTAGAACTATAAAAAAAGGTTCTTTTCTTGAGAAAGAATCTTTTCAAAGAATTCCACTTTATGACGATAGTAGTAATAAAAATGAAAAGTTTCATAGTTGGTTAGAAAGAAAACCTATACAACTAACTCTCCTTTCTTTTGTAGCTGTTTTTATTGGAGGATTTATAGAAATTGTTCCTACTTTAGTAATAAAATCTAATGTTCCTACTATTAATAGTGTAAAACCTTATAAAGCTCTTGAATTAGAAGGAAGAGATCTTTTCGTAAGAGAAGGATGTAATGCATGTCATAGTGCGCAAGTTCGTCCATTTAGAGATGAAGTTGTTCGTTATGGAGAATATTCTAAAGCAGGAGAATTTGTATATGATCATCCATTTCTTTGGGGATCTAAACGAACAGGACCTGATTTAGCAAGAGAAGGAGGAAAAAATCCTAATTCTTGGCATTATAAACACATGTATAATCCTCGTTCTACATCTCCAGGATCTATTATGCCAAGGTATCCTTGGTTAGTTTACAATAAATTAGATAGATCAAATACAGAAAAAAAAATAAAATCTATGATAAAATTAGGAGTTCCATATTCTTCAGAATACATAAAGAATTTCCATTATGATATGGATTATCAAGCTAATAAAATTGTTTCTGATATATATAATGAATATCCAGAAATAAAAAAAGAGATAGATTTACAAAAAAGAAAAGAAAAAGAAAAATTTGTTCCTTTGGAAAAAAGAGAGATTATAGCTCTTATTTCTTATTTGCAACGTTTAGGAATAGATATTAAATCTTAA
- a CDS encoding cbb3-type cytochrome c oxidase N-terminal domain-containing protein: MRSKIPSFIMIPSTLSIIMFMFYVFLGYNYIGHPITISFFVTVTILLFILDTIDDLIFRRKIKFLTEKEKRAIFEENEGNYFFKLYQFIFDDPKKINNQGVKKIDHGFDGIIELDNKLPMWWIHLFFLTIIFSFIYFFSYLFTDFSNPYKEYEIAYKKQLEEIEIFEKKKPQITIENAFFDKKFVDSGKILFEENCATCHKSDGSGNIGPNLTDDYWINIVDKNLYKNIFSIIWNGSQNNPTMRAFGKSGEIKGNDIQKISSYVYFINKKSKKPIKYKEPQGKKIMDWN, encoded by the coding sequence ATGAGATCCAAAATTCCTTCTTTTATTATGATTCCTTCTACTTTATCTATTATAATGTTTATGTTCTATGTTTTTTTAGGATATAACTATATAGGTCATCCAATAACTATATCTTTTTTTGTAACGGTAACAATTTTATTATTTATTTTAGATACTATTGATGATTTAATATTTCGCAGGAAAATAAAATTTTTAACAGAAAAAGAAAAACGTGCAATTTTTGAGGAAAATGAAGGAAATTATTTTTTTAAGCTTTATCAATTTATATTTGATGATCCTAAAAAGATAAATAATCAAGGAGTCAAAAAAATAGATCATGGATTTGATGGAATTATAGAATTAGACAATAAACTCCCAATGTGGTGGATTCACCTCTTTTTTCTTACAATTATTTTTTCTTTCATTTATTTTTTTTCTTATTTATTTACAGATTTTTCTAATCCTTATAAGGAATATGAAATAGCTTATAAAAAGCAGTTAGAAGAAATAGAAATTTTTGAGAAAAAAAAACCTCAAATTACTATAGAAAACGCTTTTTTTGACAAAAAGTTTGTAGATAGTGGAAAAATTCTTTTTGAAGAAAATTGTGCTACTTGTCATAAATCTGATGGAAGTGGAAACATAGGGCCTAATTTAACAGACGATTACTGGATAAATATAGTTGATAAAAATTTATATAAGAATATATTTTCTATAATTTGGAATGGAAGTCAAAATAATCCCACTATGCGAGCTTTTGGAAAGTCAGGAGAAATTAAAGGAAATGATATTCAAAAAATATCTAGTTATGTTTATTTCATAAATAAAAAATCAAAAAAACCTATAAAATATAAAGAACCTCAAGGAAAAAAAATCATGGATTGGAACTAA